The window TCAATATAGTGCTCAACCGGCAGAGGCAGAGGTGGTCCAAATCTCTCTTTAGTAAAATCAAAAGAAAGTAAGATAGCATGGGGCTCGGCTATAGATTCCGGTCCTCCAGCTTCCAATACTATTTTttctttagcaaaaaaataagTATTTCCCTTCAAAGACACACCACGATGATAAAACATTATGCCCCAGTCCTGAGTGATGTCAAGAACTCTCCATGAATCAGAACAAATATCGTAGATTTCGTACAGAGAAACATTGTAGGCATCCGCGAAGAACCTCAAGATTTTGTGTTTACGTTTATTGATGTCATATCCGAGAGCATAAACGTCTAGCCTGTAGTAATAATTTTTGGGTTGGATCCACCTGGTTTGTCCTAAATATGGGTTCCAGACCACGAGGCTTGTTTTGTTCTCCTCTTTGTCCTTGGTAACGCATAACAATAAGCCATCAcaatgaaatactttggttacCTTGACATGAATAAGTGAATCACCGGTGATCTCCCTTATCGATGGATCCACGAATTGTTCTCCGTGGAGGATTCCATGGAGATCGAATCTCATTGAACAAAGCTTATAGTTCTTCAACATGAAGCATAGAAACTGATGCCTCTTCGCTTCTGCTTTACACAAAACCCTAACTTTGGATAAACGGTTCCATTGTTTGCAAGTGGATCTCACAGCTCCTACAGAAAATATGGGAACCCTAGCGAGTATCTTCTCTACCAAATCCCACGAAAGGTCGGAGATAATAGTCATTGTTTGTGTTTCTTGAGAGAAATTGGGGTTTCTAACTTACCAACGTTATTTTCTACGGCGGTTTCGAAGTTTATGGTTATCTTTTTccttgttgacaaaaaaaaaaggttttctttttcttttttatatatctacttcaagtttattttttttaacacggGATAACACATTAcatcatcatataatttttaactttattaCATATGATGATCAACTACCTGCAACATATGCGATATTGATGAGCAGCTCCATGGATAAGAATTCCACGATGAAACTCTCTCCAAACACTTGGATCGACAGACGGTTCTGCATGTACGACATTTTCGATGGTCAAGATCTTACCGTAGCAAACAACCACAACAAACGGTTCTGCCTACAGTACTTTGGAACCTTCGATAAGCTTCGCATCCTATAATTATGCAAGAAATTGAAATTGCATAATCTATTTCAAGTTTCAACAAGATAAATATGGGCAACAAagataaatataagaaacttgcaTCATGTGACGtccaaacaaattataattagtTCAATCACCAATTATCCTATTATACCAATATATCTTATGTCTTTTATGTAATAACTAAGGTAAGCCCGTTCTACGGACGGGTAagcaaatgaaaaataattaaaaatatatgtgtGTAAGAATATTCAATTTactctaaaataatataatattaatctttgatatttatttttgtagaaaAGACctgataaattattaaaaaaataatttttaattaatgtaactatttaatatttttttatgtttgctaCACCTTCATTAAAAAGTAAGTACATTACTTGTAAATTACAGTTGAATTCAGTATATTAATCATCAATTATttttcattcatatatatatatatatatataagttttaatCTGTTGgtacctttctttttttttatacgtTTTTAAACTTATTCATGACTTAGATAATGTGAAAAATGAGTCaagttaaaatttgtttttaaatttagttaaataaaataacaattgaAAATTCATTAAGTAAATTACTTGTAATTACAGTTGAATTCAGTATACAAATCAACAATTATttttcattcatatatatatatatgttttaatctGTTGGTACTTTTCTTTacttttataagtttttaaacCTATTCATGATTTAGATAAAGTGAAACTGAATTGATTTGAAATTAgttttttaaatttagttaaataaaataacaattgaaaattgattatttaaaaatatatacattttattattacttttatCAAACTAACCATATCATCCAAACTGATTAAGATTATtaaaccaatatttttttttagtttttagagtATAATTggttatttcatttttattggattaccttttgaatatattttttcacaatggttttatatatataagattactttattatttccttaaaaaatttaccataatttttattagtaaactttttttttaattaaatgttgttgttttattttcataatattatatttcaaTAGATATATTGCGTACTACCATTTTAGATTAAGTAACACTGATTCACTGAATACCTATGGTAAACAGGATTTTGTAAAAGTATATTATTATGAATTTAATTATCTATTATAGTCTATTAgtataatataaagttataaaagtaGATTCAAaccaataattattttaaatcataatatGCAGATTTTAATGCTACAAAAGATGATGTAtcttacactacaagaaaacaacgGCGTACCGAGGGAAAAAATcatcggtatgtcgtcggaataacgttattccgacgacataccgacgaaacatGTCCTCagaaataactcctcggaaattcatttttcctcggaaatctctcggaaatttccgacggaattccgaggaaatgaatttccgaggaaactccgaggaccACCAGTTCGTCGGAGAggtcctcggaatataccgaggaagcACTTCCTCGGGATATTTCGATGGACtttccgatggtccaatcctcggaagttcaTACgaaatgttcctcggaattttcatcgggaatttccgaggaaaggagccctcggaaaattccgaggaaaaatcCCTCGGAATTGTTCCGAGGTAATGTTCGTCGGAAATTTCTGAGGGttcttttcctcggaatttaaaaaaaaaattcatttttttaaaaaattaaaatttttaaaatttaaatttgaaaatataaaattaaaattaaaattgaaaacatattagataatattcaaagttgtacaaataaaaataaaacattccgagtttttgaaaaaaaaaaaactacgggtctttcacgttcgggtacatcctcttcatcatctccatcatttgctcgttcagcctcttctgtgCCTCATAGCCCGCATGTTGAGCCGTCATCTGGGTCTCCAACATAGATAtgcgatcatccttgtccttcaacTGAGCCGTAAGTACTTCTGGATCAACAAAGGGCGGTGGTGCAGAAAAGAGAGCAGCCCACCGGGAGCGatgacccaaaccgaccaaacgtcccttcatctttggaaccgactgaaatagaaaatagccaaatttaaataatataaaaagatgataaaataaaaaacaagaaataaatgaattgaactttaaaaaaaagaacttaccgattcaacgatttcgttgattcgaacccgagacaagttggtcgaagccgtcgaatcgtcatcctcggtttgaagctgagacacttcgtcttGCACCTGAGTTTAGACCAGGGTGACCatgtccctcacaagaccatcatcaatctggccggtcttcttgttggtatacccccttttcattagggcgagatcatcaaccggttcgctatcattttcttccgccttgaaaaaaacataaattaaacaaacattagaaattagaagaaatgcacaaaaaataaaatttcaaaacttaaataattgaagaaaaagcggctgaacttaccatgcgatcccccagagtggcaatagattgagcatCCAAGTTATACTTGAAGACGTCCTTCCCTTTACGATCGTTCCTGCGGTTggtggagttggtggaagaagtctcttctttatcccaatgcacacacaactccttccagaccgtgtcgttcatcgactttgagaccttttaataaaaaaaaaagttaaataaacaaaaaaatagtttaataaattaaaaaattgtttaataaattaaaaaccacCTTGTTTatttcccacttcttcttccactcgtacatgtgcttcccatagttgtccataactttatggacgaAGTGGTGATAGATaaagagcgtatcatcggaattccagttgaattcttgctgaaaaaaaaaacacaattagtagaaaatttatattaaagattaaaaatataagtaaaaaattagaatacttaccgcaaactgacaaaaccacagatgctgcttgtCGGTAGGGAAGtcagtgaaagtcggatgtcccttgtcgagggccgagtacatcataggttgatccatgcgctgatcccgttcccggatcggttgaccctaataaaaagaacaaattattaataatgaatcaaatttcaatgaaaaaaaaaatacgtttaattaccatgtttgaccccATCCATGTGGATACggagtgagatagggaagatggtcacgaccgggctgtcgaaccaactccgcaacactcatcactcccggaggacccggaggagcaggagcgggtgcagcagcgggaacGCGAGGAGCAGGAGCGGGAAATGGggagggagatgtatggtaggagctgtggggcgaaGCGGAATCCTGAATATGGCTGgacgaaccccgagactggcttCCCGTACCACGACGCTGTCGAGGCCGggtctgatcatcattagacctgtaaattaaaaaaacatatttaaaaactagttctaataattttaatatatataaaaaaatagtttaaataaaaaatagtttaaaaaatagtttttaatcacaaaaatataaatagtttaataattacaaaaaatagttttaataaataaaaatagtttaataattacaaaaaatagttttaataatattaaaaatgtttaataaatatagaaatttatattatatatatatattttttttaaatcccaaataatagtttttaatcacaaaaaagttttatagatatttaaaatgtttaataaatatataaatgattttataatgcaaaaatagttttaataatattaaaaatgtttaataaatatagaaatttatattatatatatattatttttttaaaatcccaaataatagtttttaatcacaaaaagttttatagatattaaaaatgtttaataaatatataaatgattttataatggaaaaaatagattttatatacaaaaaagttttcatattatatatacataattttcaaTTACGTCAATGGAAACCTTtatctctttatttatttatttatttgtttatttatttatttatttatttattctgtGTATTGAagctttaattaaaaatattaagaaagcGAAGAGAGGGAAACAACTAACGAGAATGAACGTAGTTAGAGGATGGCTCATTGATTCTACTTCGCGAACTTGGAACTCGCAAGCACTCCGGAATTTGGTGGACCCACAAGAtgtgaaaattatagaaaacatACCAATGAGCAGAACCCAGATGGTAGATAGAGATGGATGGTATTTCACAAACAATGAGAAATATATGGTCAAATCATGATATCAGGTAGAACGGGTTTACCCATTGGAAAAAACTACCAATAATGTTTGGACCTACAGTTGATGCATTGAAGGTGTTATGTTGGAAAATACGGTGTCCACcaaagataaaatattttatatggtaaTTGGTGACGGGTGTATAGCAGTCAAGAAGAATCTGCAAGCGCATGGGATACATGGGGATATATATTGTGCAAGATGCGGAGCAGATGATGAATCgataaaccatgtgttttttgaatgtcttCTAGCACTTCAGGTTTGGGATCTCTTaaagataccatcaaatccaaCTACTTTCCCAATAAGCTCTCTCTTcacaaatatggatcatctattcTGAAGAGTTTTTCCGCAGATAGATGATCATCAatttgcatggatattatggtacataTGGAAATGAAAGAATAATAAAGTTTCTACTAATCTCGATATTGACCCTCGTGACACACTTAAATTAGCAGAAACAAAATCAATACTTTAGGCTGAGGCACAAATATTTAATGAACATAGGAAAGTACCACATAGAGATTACGACTCTACCGTCAATTCCaagaagatggtgtttcacagatggttCCTGGAAAGAGAACGATACTTTCCGGACATGGTTGGCTTAATACTTTAGAAGGATTTGATGGGTTGATGGGGGCGAGGAATGTTTAGGCTAGTCTCTCTCCTCTACATATGAAGATGTAAGCGTTACTCTGGGtaatggaatgtatgagaaaCTTACGTCAATTTGAAGTTACGTTTTtaacggattgttctcagttGGTGAAGATTGTTTCAAAACCAGAAAAATGACCAGTTTGCAACTTCTTTGGAAGATATTAAAGTCCTGAAAGAAAGATTTTTTGATtagagattatctatgtaccaaTGACACAAAATACGAAGGCGGAAGCCTAGCATGCAGTGTCAGAAAACAACCATTTTTTGTCATTCACATAGATCAAGATCTTCCGATTTGGTTCACAGTATCAGTATGAATCTGTATAAGTTGATGacgaaaaaaaaatggattgaTTCATAGATTTGAAAAGTTACTT of the Brassica rapa cultivar Chiifu-401-42 chromosome A03, CAAS_Brap_v3.01, whole genome shotgun sequence genome contains:
- the LOC103859872 gene encoding putative F-box protein At3g20030 — encoded protein: MTIISDLSWDLVEKILARVPIFSVGAVRSTCKQWNRLSKVRVLCKAEAKRHQFLCFMLKNYKLCSMRFDLHGILHGEQFVDPSIREITGDSLIHVKVTKVFHCDGLLLCVTKDKEENKTSLVVWNPYLGQTRWIQPKNYYYRLDVYALGYDINKRKHKILRFFADAYNVSLYEIYDICSDSWRVLDITQDWGIMFYHRGVSLKGNTYFFAKEKIVLEAGGPESIAEPHAILLSFDFTKERFGPPLPLPVEHYIEDTGTLSSLRDEKLAALYQSSSMCNVKIWVTTKIEPNAVSWVPFLEIDLEPLRGFEFQFHHYGASFFIDEEKKVAVVFQIDESEMTCYDTAYLIGENGYFEKIGLGEADNHLDSIPMEDYCPLVCSCSYVPSLVHINNEFVKDKANEGDHH